One genomic segment of Desulfovibrio inopinatus DSM 10711 includes these proteins:
- a CDS encoding 4Fe-4S binding protein: MATTTKLAVQDNNPISAIREFLKTILADESVSAIFTPVAQRGSGAVMPALVTDPTVLDQADPLAPAFPLNAARLISRLTRGESSRQDGLIVAVLRPCEIRAFIELVKLNQGNLDSLILIGADCYGAYTNIDYPIFAHNKTGDDATLEFLHSLGAGSDSAKEVGLAKACQACEHPSPKEADLAIELVGADIFSSIPVAAKTARGEGLLNRLGMVDTGETSARQQALEELIARRIAYRDVLFAETAEATSDLHKLNGYLSDCINCYNCRVACPVCYCRECVFVTDVFEHQPWQYLSWARDSGAIKMPTDTIFYHLTRLAHMSTACVGCGQCSNACPNDVPVMQLFRMVAAETQEVFGYEPGRSVGDAPPLTVFHEKEFPELTGGVD; the protein is encoded by the coding sequence ATGGCCACGACCACCAAACTCGCTGTACAGGATAATAATCCGATTTCTGCGATACGCGAATTTTTGAAAACGATACTCGCGGACGAGTCTGTGAGCGCGATATTTACACCTGTAGCTCAACGTGGAAGCGGTGCAGTCATGCCCGCTCTGGTCACCGATCCGACGGTATTGGATCAAGCTGATCCTTTGGCCCCGGCATTTCCATTAAATGCCGCACGACTGATATCGCGATTGACCCGGGGTGAATCTTCACGACAGGACGGACTGATCGTCGCCGTTCTCAGACCATGTGAAATTCGGGCCTTCATCGAATTGGTCAAGCTCAACCAAGGGAACCTGGATAGCCTGATTCTCATTGGAGCCGACTGCTATGGAGCATATACCAATATTGACTATCCAATTTTCGCCCACAACAAGACCGGGGACGATGCCACTTTGGAATTTTTGCATTCCCTCGGCGCTGGAAGTGATTCTGCAAAAGAGGTCGGATTGGCCAAAGCTTGTCAGGCCTGTGAACATCCTTCCCCGAAAGAGGCGGACCTGGCTATCGAACTCGTGGGGGCCGACATCTTCTCGTCCATCCCGGTAGCCGCTAAGACAGCACGAGGGGAGGGGCTGTTGAATCGTCTGGGTATGGTAGACACCGGGGAAACTTCGGCACGTCAACAGGCTCTTGAGGAATTGATTGCCCGGCGGATCGCTTATCGGGATGTTTTATTCGCAGAGACCGCCGAAGCCACTTCCGATCTGCACAAACTCAACGGCTATCTCAGTGATTGTATCAACTGTTACAATTGTCGCGTCGCCTGCCCGGTCTGCTACTGTCGGGAATGTGTCTTCGTTACCGATGTCTTCGAGCATCAGCCCTGGCAGTATCTGAGTTGGGCCAGAGACAGCGGAGCCATCAAGATGCCTACGGACACGATATTCTACCACCTCACCCGATTGGCCCATATGAGCACGGCTTGCGTGGGGTGTGGCCAGTGCTCCAACGCCTGTCCCAATGATGTACCTGTCATGCAACTTTTCAGGATGGTTGCCGCTGAGACACAAGAGGTTTTTGGGTACGAACCAGGCCGTAGCGTAGGAGATGCCCCTCCGCTCACGGTATTTCACGAGAAAGAATTTCCCGAATTGACTGGTGGTGTAGATTGA
- a CDS encoding universal stress protein has translation MFKDILLAITPSAMCECAADSAIAFAQRFEANLYIVHVCGIEQGWGEIEFMASSGATEKLKANIESYYAEKLKGVSSYQIFVVPGMPHTEILRLARKLDTDLIVMGPHTKEYAEKRALMWGMAGSTVEKVSRHARCPVIIVTKETPYGEQKFSNILVATDFSKQSRCAVNYGGQMARQYNAALTVLNVLDVSGKGQTLAQDEIVRELEDRKKEMIDKYAQGLAGIKSCTYECCEGSPAIEILKMARGIKADLVIMAHHSKEVDPEQALLGSTVAQVSMNSLCPTMSVNHHFDMRCGLMYDQGGAVTATG, from the coding sequence ATGTTTAAGGATATCCTGTTGGCGATCACCCCGTCGGCAATGTGCGAATGCGCGGCGGACTCGGCTATAGCATTCGCACAGCGTTTCGAAGCCAACCTGTACATCGTGCATGTTTGCGGTATCGAACAAGGCTGGGGCGAAATTGAGTTTATGGCCAGTTCCGGAGCCACTGAAAAGCTGAAGGCCAATATCGAGAGCTATTATGCTGAAAAGCTGAAGGGCGTATCCTCGTACCAGATTTTCGTGGTTCCTGGAATGCCGCATACCGAAATTCTTCGGTTGGCGCGTAAGCTTGATACTGACCTGATTGTCATGGGACCGCATACCAAGGAATATGCCGAAAAGCGAGCTCTCATGTGGGGGATGGCAGGCAGTACGGTGGAAAAGGTGAGCCGACACGCCCGTTGCCCTGTTATCATTGTGACCAAGGAAACTCCTTACGGAGAACAGAAGTTCTCCAACATCCTGGTGGCCACCGACTTCTCAAAGCAATCCCGATGCGCGGTCAATTACGGTGGACAAATGGCAAGGCAGTACAATGCGGCCCTGACTGTGCTTAACGTCCTTGATGTTTCTGGAAAGGGACAGACCCTGGCGCAGGATGAAATTGTCCGAGAACTCGAGGATCGCAAGAAGGAGATGATTGACAAGTACGCCCAGGGGCTCGCTGGTATCAAGAGCTGCACGTACGAGTGCTGCGAAGGCTCGCCTGCTATTGAAATTCTTAAGATGGCCAGAGGGATTAAGGCGGATCTGGTAATTATGGCTCACCATTCCAAGGAAGTCGATCCTGAACAGGCATTGCTCGGCAGCACCGTGGCTCAGGTGTCCATGAACTCGCTGTGCCCGACTATGAGCGTCAACCACCATTTCGATATGCGGTGCGGCCTCATGTACGACCAGGGCGGGGCCGTGACAGCTACTGGCTAA
- a CDS encoding ABC transporter permease → MKKLISYWNILVKDMRTYYLKPPNISWGLIFPLAWTAMFFIRSGKGLESVPQLLPGVVAVSILFGTTSMLAVTVTFEKKNRSFERLLLAPIPFELLMFAKTSGAILFGMANAFVPVIMAIFLTDLAHVDWMLFVSSVLLIAVASTFLGLFIAVAVNEVFEAQTFSNFFRFPMIFLCGLFFPIEKLPILLKPLSYVLPLTYGVDVLHGAVNGKHIFPYTVDLFILCLFCAGLFWASLYNIKRRWIA, encoded by the coding sequence ATGAAAAAGCTCATCAGCTACTGGAACATACTGGTCAAAGATATGCGGACATATTACCTGAAGCCGCCGAATATCAGCTGGGGCCTTATCTTCCCGCTGGCGTGGACCGCCATGTTCTTCATCCGGTCAGGGAAAGGCTTGGAAAGCGTGCCGCAATTGTTGCCAGGAGTTGTCGCCGTATCAATTCTGTTCGGCACCACATCAATGTTGGCGGTGACGGTGACCTTTGAAAAAAAGAACCGATCCTTCGAACGACTGCTGCTTGCCCCCATCCCCTTCGAGTTGCTCATGTTCGCCAAGACGAGCGGAGCCATTCTCTTCGGTATGGCCAACGCGTTTGTGCCAGTAATCATGGCCATATTCCTAACTGATTTGGCACATGTGGACTGGATGCTGTTTGTGTCGTCTGTTCTCCTTATCGCTGTGGCTTCAACGTTCTTGGGGCTGTTCATCGCAGTGGCGGTCAACGAAGTTTTTGAGGCACAGACGTTTTCCAACTTCTTTCGTTTTCCCATGATCTTTCTGTGCGGCCTTTTTTTCCCCATAGAGAAACTTCCCATCCTGTTGAAGCCGTTATCCTATGTATTGCCCCTGACGTATGGAGTGGATGTGCTGCATGGGGCTGTGAACGGCAAACATATTTTCCCCTACACGGTTGATTTGTTTATTCTTTGTTTGTTCTGCGCCGGATTGTTTTGGGCAAGCCTTTATAATATCAAAAGACGGTGGATTGCCTGA
- a CDS encoding CoB--CoM heterodisulfide reductase iron-sulfur subunit B family protein: MKYAYYPGCSLTGTASEYDVSTRAILAALDIELTELSDWTCCGAAAVESVSHLLAYALPARNVALAETQLPGQDILAPCSACYLTHLRVVREAEADKGLKNALKEIMSSEGLDFQGKANVRHLLDVLVTDVGEAKIRERVTHPLTGLQVAPYYGCQAIRPYRVFDDPERPEVMTGLVQTLGADVIDWDMGGRCCGASLMTTKKNVALPSVARILRSAREADVVVTVCPMCQMNLEAYQKEALQEGERKDTISILYLPQLVGLAFGMKEEEVMLGKNMAVNATLFTRIEQQKPTVAPSPT, from the coding sequence ATGAAATACGCCTACTATCCGGGTTGCTCCCTAACGGGTACCGCCAGTGAATACGACGTATCCACTCGGGCAATACTGGCCGCCCTTGATATCGAGCTTACGGAACTTTCTGACTGGACATGTTGCGGGGCAGCTGCGGTCGAGTCTGTGAGTCATCTGCTGGCCTATGCCTTGCCCGCTCGTAACGTGGCCTTGGCCGAAACACAACTTCCCGGACAAGACATCCTCGCGCCCTGTAGCGCCTGCTACCTCACCCATCTTCGAGTTGTGCGCGAGGCTGAAGCGGACAAGGGACTTAAGAATGCCCTCAAAGAAATCATGTCATCCGAAGGACTTGACTTTCAAGGAAAGGCTAACGTGCGCCATTTATTGGACGTGCTGGTCACGGACGTGGGTGAAGCCAAAATCCGCGAACGAGTTACCCATCCGCTGACCGGCCTTCAGGTCGCACCGTATTACGGATGTCAGGCCATTAGGCCCTATAGGGTCTTTGATGATCCAGAACGGCCGGAGGTAATGACCGGCCTCGTTCAGACTCTCGGAGCAGATGTCATTGATTGGGACATGGGGGGGCGATGTTGTGGGGCCTCGCTTATGACCACCAAAAAAAATGTGGCACTGCCCTCTGTGGCCCGCATTCTGCGCTCTGCCCGAGAGGCAGATGTTGTCGTGACGGTTTGCCCTATGTGCCAGATGAACCTGGAGGCGTACCAGAAAGAGGCTCTTCAGGAAGGAGAAAGAAAGGACACTATAAGTATTCTCTATCTGCCACAGCTTGTGGGATTGGCCTTTGGAATGAAGGAAGAGGAGGTCATGCTTGGAAAAAATATGGCCGTAAATGCGACATTGTTCACCAGGATCGAACAGCAAAAACCGACAGTGGCTCCTTCCCCGACCTGA
- a CDS encoding hydrogenase iron-sulfur subunit translates to MDDFEPTIVAFVCNWCSYTAADLAGTSRLIQSPNVRLVRMMCTGMVDPKYVIKSLLSGADAVLISGCHPGDCHYINGNYKARRRVKLLQTILTRFGVDERRLKLTWIGASEGNVFAETVNELAAEIKELGPNQARTMMAV, encoded by the coding sequence ATGGATGATTTCGAACCGACTATCGTGGCCTTTGTCTGTAACTGGTGCAGCTACACAGCGGCGGATTTGGCAGGGACTTCCCGGTTGATTCAGTCTCCCAACGTTCGCTTGGTCCGCATGATGTGTACCGGCATGGTTGATCCCAAATACGTCATCAAATCTCTCTTAAGCGGCGCTGACGCCGTACTCATCAGTGGCTGTCACCCTGGGGATTGTCATTACATCAACGGCAACTATAAAGCCCGGCGCCGGGTTAAACTGCTTCAGACCATCCTGACCCGATTCGGCGTTGATGAGCGCAGGCTCAAGCTGACCTGGATAGGGGCAAGCGAAGGCAATGTATTCGCCGAGACCGTGAATGAACTTGCCGCGGAAATTAAGGAACTCGGACCGAATCAGGCCCGAACAATGATGGCCGTCTAA
- a CDS encoding 4Fe-4S binding protein translates to MKKNYGALVVGAGIGGIRAALDLAETGHAVVLIDKRPSIGGILTQLDQQFPTDHCGMCKMLPLTERDSSSQFCMRKGLFHKNIDIMLSTELVSLDGDPGRFHAVLRKRSSFVDPHKCIGCGRCAEVCPVRIPDEFNAGLSQRPAVRLPVPHAIPNTYAVDLDNCQRCWRCFKACPTGAIDFKLDERKDFPILVADSDPETGKKLSDWFADLNFPIHAMSTGENVLEKLAADDRYKLLLLDMHLPDMDTERVVLRSLEIRPELTIILMVKDSDLEMARQFLGKGVREFLRKPLSRGHTVPWLDKLYMRIVSDTTLALDVVAVILAGGFDCYNPGRNPSGVADVLAYGSHPGVVTALEFERDLSGTGPGRGKLIRSDTGKPVRKIAWLQCVGSRDTKLNANYCSSICCMFSIKEALLAKRVTGGEADTAIFYMDMRTFGKTHQRYRDMAEREGGIRFIHARVHSVIPDPEDDGQSLRVEYLNEAGELISESFDMFVLATGVRSPEGIEQLAKATGVELNPWGFVHTPALSPARTSKLGVMAAGSMAIPSDIAQSVILSGAAAMEASRLISLYAPLRERKAEAEPVYRDVSRETPRILVALCFSCPIMGKRFGQQESEWLDKHLSKLQAVCQVVRIERACTQQGWGEIEGLVKEKNPNRILIGACMPYAYVSKLRQLGQATGLPPALMDVVDICSPIMGKQVDTHDEETLNDLFSRLNMASVKLLRADPSPLPPALPVSPQALVIGGGLAGMTAALAIADHGYDVCLLEESESLGGVAMKLFYTLEGHDPIKFMSELIEQVEKHPHIRVVKNGRLALTRGRAGHFRSVLTTDGNVINLDHGVIILATGGHESKVYEYGLRVHKAVHTQLELEHKLATGVLDTAALKSVVMIQCWRSREESRNYCSRICCAGALKNILFLKKKHPKLPIYVFYRDIMSYGFSESYYTQARKAGAVFIRYDLKKKPQVLLQDGKLTILARDPILDRAIEIHPDIVALSGGIEPNDVSELSEMLDVPLDQDGFFQEAEIKWRPVDLLKQGIFTCGLARAPGTMVETIASAKAAAQRSLRILSEKRLVCGNIVAEVRHSLCSRCGKCIDVCPYGARRLDMDQDRIVVDELLCQGCGSCAAVCPNGASVLRGFKDSQVLSVIDAALVETTRSSHVSAREERQ, encoded by the coding sequence ATGAAAAAGAACTACGGAGCCCTGGTGGTCGGAGCCGGTATCGGCGGTATCCGGGCGGCCCTGGATCTGGCCGAGACGGGCCATGCCGTGGTCCTCATCGACAAACGGCCGAGCATAGGCGGCATTTTGACCCAGCTCGATCAGCAATTCCCAACTGATCATTGTGGAATGTGCAAAATGCTCCCTCTGACCGAGCGAGATTCTTCATCTCAGTTTTGCATGCGCAAGGGGCTCTTCCACAAGAATATCGATATAATGCTTTCCACGGAGCTTGTGAGTCTGGACGGCGATCCAGGTCGATTTCATGCTGTATTGCGGAAACGTTCCTCATTTGTAGATCCCCACAAGTGCATTGGCTGCGGCCGATGTGCTGAGGTGTGTCCGGTGCGCATACCCGACGAATTCAACGCCGGTCTGAGTCAACGTCCGGCTGTGCGTTTGCCCGTGCCTCATGCCATCCCCAATACCTATGCAGTCGACTTGGATAACTGCCAACGCTGCTGGCGTTGTTTTAAAGCCTGTCCGACCGGAGCCATCGATTTCAAGCTGGATGAACGCAAAGATTTTCCCATTCTGGTAGCCGATAGCGATCCGGAAACAGGGAAGAAACTCAGTGACTGGTTTGCCGACCTGAATTTCCCCATTCATGCTATGTCTACAGGAGAAAACGTCCTCGAAAAATTGGCGGCTGACGACCGTTACAAGCTTCTTTTATTGGATATGCACCTGCCGGATATGGATACAGAACGCGTCGTGCTGCGCAGTCTGGAAATACGTCCGGAACTGACCATCATACTTATGGTTAAAGACTCTGATCTGGAAATGGCACGCCAATTTTTGGGTAAGGGTGTTCGAGAGTTTTTGAGGAAACCACTTTCTCGCGGCCACACGGTTCCCTGGTTGGATAAACTCTACATGCGTATCGTTTCCGATACCACGTTGGCTTTGGATGTGGTTGCTGTGATCCTGGCCGGTGGCTTCGACTGTTATAATCCTGGACGTAACCCTTCTGGTGTCGCCGATGTCTTGGCTTACGGAAGCCATCCTGGGGTGGTGACCGCTTTGGAATTCGAACGCGATCTCAGTGGCACCGGCCCAGGGCGCGGAAAACTCATCCGGTCGGATACAGGGAAGCCTGTTCGTAAAATTGCTTGGCTGCAATGCGTAGGCTCCCGAGACACGAAGCTGAACGCGAATTACTGCTCATCTATCTGCTGCATGTTCTCCATTAAGGAAGCATTGCTCGCCAAACGGGTGACTGGAGGAGAGGCTGACACGGCCATTTTCTACATGGATATGCGTACATTCGGCAAAACACATCAGCGGTATCGGGATATGGCTGAACGTGAAGGGGGGATTCGGTTCATCCACGCCCGTGTTCACTCTGTGATCCCCGACCCAGAGGATGATGGTCAAAGTCTGCGTGTTGAGTATCTCAATGAAGCTGGAGAGCTTATCAGCGAATCTTTCGACATGTTTGTTTTGGCTACTGGTGTCCGGTCTCCGGAAGGTATTGAGCAATTAGCTAAAGCCACAGGCGTGGAACTCAATCCCTGGGGTTTCGTCCACACCCCTGCCTTATCGCCGGCCAGAACCAGCAAACTGGGTGTAATGGCCGCCGGGTCCATGGCTATTCCCAGCGATATCGCTCAATCGGTGATTTTGTCCGGGGCGGCAGCTATGGAAGCTTCGCGACTTATTTCTCTGTATGCCCCTCTTCGGGAAAGGAAAGCCGAAGCTGAACCCGTATACAGGGACGTGAGCCGGGAAACTCCACGTATTCTCGTCGCTCTGTGTTTCTCCTGTCCGATAATGGGCAAACGTTTCGGCCAGCAGGAGAGCGAATGGTTGGACAAACACCTGTCTAAACTTCAAGCCGTGTGCCAGGTCGTCCGCATTGAACGAGCCTGTACCCAACAGGGGTGGGGAGAAATCGAAGGATTGGTTAAGGAAAAAAATCCTAACCGGATACTCATCGGGGCCTGTATGCCCTATGCTTACGTGTCGAAGCTGCGCCAGTTAGGTCAGGCCACCGGACTTCCACCTGCGCTTATGGATGTCGTGGATATTTGTAGCCCCATCATGGGTAAACAGGTGGACACACACGATGAGGAAACGCTGAATGATCTCTTTTCCCGACTGAATATGGCCTCAGTCAAACTGCTTCGAGCCGATCCCTCGCCGTTGCCTCCAGCCCTGCCGGTCTCTCCTCAGGCTTTGGTCATCGGCGGAGGCTTAGCTGGAATGACAGCTGCATTAGCTATTGCGGACCATGGCTATGATGTGTGTTTGCTCGAAGAGAGCGAGAGCCTGGGTGGTGTGGCTATGAAGTTGTTTTATACTCTGGAAGGCCACGATCCGATCAAGTTCATGAGCGAACTGATTGAGCAAGTCGAGAAACATCCACACATCCGTGTTGTCAAAAATGGTCGATTGGCCCTTACACGCGGCCGGGCTGGTCACTTCCGGAGCGTTCTGACTACAGACGGTAATGTGATCAACTTGGATCATGGGGTCATCATCCTCGCGACCGGCGGACATGAGTCCAAAGTCTATGAGTATGGCTTGCGTGTACACAAAGCCGTTCATACTCAGCTCGAATTGGAACACAAGCTGGCCACGGGGGTTTTGGATACGGCCGCTCTGAAGAGTGTGGTTATGATCCAATGTTGGCGTTCTCGAGAAGAATCCCGCAACTATTGCAGCAGAATTTGCTGCGCCGGGGCGCTGAAGAATATTCTTTTTCTCAAGAAGAAGCATCCAAAGCTGCCTATTTATGTCTTTTATCGCGACATCATGAGCTATGGCTTCTCGGAATCGTATTACACCCAGGCGCGCAAGGCCGGAGCGGTCTTTATCCGATACGATCTGAAGAAGAAGCCTCAAGTGCTGCTGCAAGACGGCAAGCTGACCATCTTGGCTCGAGACCCTATTTTGGACAGAGCCATCGAAATTCATCCTGATATCGTTGCGTTGTCCGGAGGCATCGAACCCAACGACGTAAGCGAACTGTCCGAAATGCTCGACGTACCGCTCGACCAAGACGGTTTTTTCCAGGAGGCCGAGATCAAATGGCGTCCTGTTGATTTACTCAAACAAGGGATTTTCACATGTGGCCTGGCGCGAGCACCTGGAACCATGGTGGAAACGATTGCCTCGGCCAAAGCGGCGGCACAACGTTCCTTAAGGATACTCAGCGAAAAACGTCTCGTCTGCGGCAACATTGTCGCCGAAGTGCGCCACAGTCTGTGTTCGCGCTGCGGCAAGTGTATTGACGTCTGTCCTTACGGTGCGAGGCGCTTAGACATGGATCAGGATCGCATTGTTGTGGATGAACTGCTCTGTCAGGGATGCGGTTCCTGTGCGGCCGTGTGTCCTAACGGCGCCAGTGTTCTCCGGGGCTTCAAGGATAGCCAGGTTCTGTCCGTGATTGACGCGGCGCTAGTGGAAACAACCCGTTCGTCCCACGTAAGCGCAAGGGAGGAAAGACAATGA
- a CDS encoding (Fe-S)-binding protein: MDIQHNSVDLGGREPFVLDDRGKSQFREKILELIPESGNIDMCLTCGLCAAGCPATGLAGMDPRKFVRLAVLGLDDEIAASDWPWMCTMCRRCVYACPMEVDIPQLVYLARACRPRDERPKGIRGSCDVALSTPTNSAMGTSSEDFKFVVTDILEEVRDAQPYCGDMEISMDRKGAHFFLNQNSREPVTEPDEMVPLWKILKMVGADWTYASKGWAAENYCMFLADDEGWKANLKNKMDTVKELNCKVWLNTEUGHEFYAVRFGLQKFGLKVDFQLDSIIRYYARWIREGKLPVSSDWNRELGVKFTIQDPCQLVRKSLGDPVAEDLRFVAKAVVGEENLLEMWPNRSNNYCCGGGGGFLQSGFTEARRAYGKRKFDQIMATGAAYCITPCHNCHSQIHDLSKYYGGGFHSVHLWTLICLSLGILGENERGYLGDDLAEIGL, translated from the coding sequence ATGGATATACAACACAATAGTGTCGATTTGGGAGGCCGGGAGCCCTTTGTTCTTGATGATCGGGGAAAAAGCCAGTTCCGAGAAAAAATTTTGGAACTTATACCAGAAAGCGGGAATATCGACATGTGTTTGACCTGCGGTCTGTGCGCAGCGGGCTGTCCCGCCACGGGACTGGCTGGCATGGATCCGAGAAAATTCGTACGGTTGGCGGTATTGGGTCTGGATGACGAGATTGCGGCCAGCGACTGGCCTTGGATGTGTACCATGTGTCGTCGTTGCGTCTATGCCTGCCCTATGGAAGTAGATATTCCCCAGCTTGTCTATTTGGCCCGAGCATGCAGACCTCGAGACGAACGCCCCAAAGGTATCCGTGGATCCTGTGATGTCGCTTTGAGTACGCCGACAAATAGTGCCATGGGGACTTCATCCGAAGATTTTAAATTCGTGGTCACTGATATTTTGGAAGAGGTACGCGATGCACAACCCTATTGCGGAGACATGGAGATCAGCATGGACCGCAAAGGAGCACATTTTTTCCTCAACCAAAATTCACGGGAACCGGTCACCGAACCGGATGAAATGGTTCCTTTGTGGAAAATTCTTAAGATGGTCGGCGCTGATTGGACATATGCCTCTAAAGGATGGGCTGCCGAAAACTATTGCATGTTTTTGGCTGATGATGAAGGTTGGAAAGCAAACCTCAAAAACAAGATGGACACCGTTAAGGAGCTGAATTGCAAGGTCTGGCTCAACACGGAGTGAGGACACGAATTCTACGCGGTCCGGTTCGGACTGCAAAAATTTGGACTGAAGGTGGATTTCCAGCTAGACAGCATCATTCGGTACTATGCCCGCTGGATCAGAGAGGGAAAGCTTCCCGTGAGTTCCGACTGGAATAGGGAGCTAGGCGTAAAGTTTACGATTCAAGATCCTTGTCAGTTAGTCCGTAAGTCCTTGGGAGATCCGGTTGCTGAGGATTTGCGTTTCGTGGCGAAAGCCGTAGTAGGGGAAGAAAATCTTCTCGAAATGTGGCCTAACCGAAGCAATAACTATTGCTGTGGCGGTGGAGGCGGTTTTCTCCAATCGGGCTTTACGGAAGCGAGACGTGCTTACGGCAAACGCAAGTTTGACCAGATTATGGCCACCGGTGCAGCTTATTGCATTACGCCTTGCCACAACTGTCACTCGCAAATTCACGATTTATCCAAGTACTACGGAGGAGGCTTCCATTCTGTTCACTTGTGGACCCTCATTTGTCTCTCTCTGGGTATTTTAGGAGAAAATGAAAGAGGATATCTCGGAGACGATCTCGCCGAAATCGGTCTTTAA
- a CDS encoding 4Fe-4S dicluster domain-containing protein, whose product MNALVRETLQSLQETMRGCIQCGTCTASCPNAFAMDVSPRRMWRLLLLGLLDEVLSSRTFWFCSTCYTCTLRCPRGLPLTETIGALKRLAGQETSVGVDQNAAFYRTFLDNIHRYGRIQETDLMLRYFIAKRDVFLPLQYVPLGMKLMRKGKLHMPSTERRGKLDSLFNSVARLEDKT is encoded by the coding sequence ATGAACGCCTTGGTCAGGGAAACCCTGCAAAGCCTGCAGGAAACAATGCGAGGTTGCATTCAATGCGGTACCTGCACTGCCTCCTGTCCAAATGCCTTCGCTATGGACGTCAGCCCTCGTCGTATGTGGCGTTTGCTTCTTCTGGGTTTATTGGATGAGGTGTTAAGCAGTAGAACCTTTTGGTTCTGTTCAACGTGCTATACCTGCACTCTGCGTTGTCCACGAGGGCTTCCTTTGACGGAGACTATCGGAGCGCTCAAAAGGCTGGCGGGGCAAGAAACCTCTGTAGGTGTCGACCAGAACGCGGCTTTCTATCGGACTTTTTTGGATAATATTCACAGGTACGGCCGGATTCAGGAAACAGACCTTATGCTTCGCTATTTCATTGCCAAACGCGACGTGTTTCTTCCGTTGCAATACGTACCCTTGGGCATGAAACTGATGAGGAAGGGAAAGTTACACATGCCCTCAACGGAGCGTCGGGGAAAACTTGACTCCTTGTTCAACTCCGTCGCGCGATTGGAGGACAAAACATGA